Below is a genomic region from Parageobacillus toebii NBRC 107807.
TTCCGCTTGTTGTCACCATCATCCTTCAACACAATTTATGATAAAAGCCGTTGTTTTATGATAAAAAAATCATCCTGCCCAGCGGAATATCACTGTCTGGCAGGATGATTAGTTCACTTTTTCCTTTACGCCAGCGCCAGCATCCGCTCAAGCGCCTGCGCTGCATCTTTTGCAATTAGCGGAGGAACGGTAATTTGGTTAACAATTTCCCCTCTTTCAAGTGATTCAAGCGCCCATAGTAAATGCGGCAAATCGATGCGGTTCATCGTGAGACATGGGCACATATACGGATTTAACGAAATGATTTCTTTATCAGGATGTTCGCGCATCAGGCGGTTCACCAAATTCATTTCCGTGCCAATCGCCCATTTGCTTCCGGAAGGAGCGTTTCGGATTGTTTCAATAATGTATTTCGTGGAACCAGCATAGTCGGCTTGCTGTACAACATCCCAGCTGCACTCCGGATGAACGATAATGTTCATATCCGGCTTTGTCCGACGAATATATTCAATATGACGGACAGTAAAGTTTTCGTGAACGGAACAATGTCCTTTCCAAAGAATCACTTTTACTTTCTTTATATCGCCTTTGTATTCTAAACGATCCGTATGCGGATCCCATACCGCCATCTCGTCTAACGAAATTCCAAGCTCATAGGCTGTATTTCTGCCTAAATGCTGATCTGGCAAAAAGAAAATTCTCTCTTTTTGCGTAAACGCCCATTCGACCATCTTTTTCGCGTTCGAGGAAGTAACGGTCGCGCCGCCGCGGCGCCCAACGAACGCTTTAATCGCCGCCGTCGAATTCACGTATGTTAACGGCAAAATCGTGTCACCAAACAGCTCTTGCAATATCGGCCACGCTCGCTCCACTTGTGTAATGTCCGCCATATCAGCCATCGAGCATCCGGCCCGCATATCCGGCAAAATGACTTTTTGATGGTCACCCGTTAAAATGTCTGCCGTTTCTGCCATAAAATGTACACCACAAAATACAATGTATTCCGCTTCACTATTTTGCGCCGCTACTTGCGCAAGCTGCAGCGAATCGCCTGTCGCATCGGCAAATTGAATCACTTCGTCTTTTTGATAATGATGTCCCGGGATAAACAATCTTTTTCCAAATCGCTCTTTTATTGCCCGAACACGTACTTCCATCTCTTCCATGCTCATCGTTTTATAACTTTCCGGCATATCGTCAAGCCGCTTCATTATTTCTAGCACGTTCATTATTTTCTCCCCCTATTCCATCCTTGCAAATGAAAACTAATATCTAGCGCTTTAGCAGAATGTGTCAACATACCGAACGAAATATAATCTACGCCAGTTGTTCCGTACGCAGCGAGGTTTTCTAATGTAATCCCGCCAGACGCCTCGGTGACAATCGGCTTTGGCACTAGCGAGACAAACTCGCGCACTTCCTCTG
It encodes:
- the nadA gene encoding quinolinate synthase NadA — its product is MNVLEIMKRLDDMPESYKTMSMEEMEVRVRAIKERFGKRLFIPGHHYQKDEVIQFADATGDSLQLAQVAAQNSEAEYIVFCGVHFMAETADILTGDHQKVILPDMRAGCSMADMADITQVERAWPILQELFGDTILPLTYVNSTAAIKAFVGRRGGATVTSSNAKKMVEWAFTQKERIFFLPDQHLGRNTAYELGISLDEMAVWDPHTDRLEYKGDIKKVKVILWKGHCSVHENFTVRHIEYIRRTKPDMNIIVHPECSWDVVQQADYAGSTKYIIETIRNAPSGSKWAIGTEMNLVNRLMREHPDKEIISLNPYMCPCLTMNRIDLPHLLWALESLERGEIVNQITVPPLIAKDAAQALERMLALA